A window of Diospyros lotus cultivar Yz01 chromosome 14, ASM1463336v1, whole genome shotgun sequence contains these coding sequences:
- the LOC127791003 gene encoding uncharacterized protein LOC127791003 translates to MEEHDEDMEDPLEEEGEGMENPIEPGKAEVMADPIEAEEEDDIPIFWADDDLLEFEDTDSEDEEETKNPPIFHGKLGADPSEGEFWIEQTEKLLDHLHCREEEKVNCATFMLQDEADRWWKGVKKAMNPRVRAPYITWEQFKELFNEKYFSLNVRMKKEREFIELKQTGDITVAQYEDAFSRLIRINTQSYSEVVLQAFTTEANQSRIEAIQGESRQGSSHKTDKKLEPQRSKFKPSTPCQRCQKQHHGKPCRFGMKGCYNCGEEGHLNQNYPKKRITCYNCQQTGHFAKDCPKP, encoded by the exons ATGGAGGAGCACGACGAAGACATGGAGGACCCgctagaggaagaaggagaaggtatGGAAAACCCAATTGAGCCAGGAAAAGCAGAAGTGATGGCAGATCCAattgaagcagaagaagaagacgacataCCCATATTCTGGGCCGATGATGACCTTCTTGAGTTCGAGGACACCGATTCTGAAGACGAGGAAGAGACAAAA AACCCTCCCATCTTTCACGGGAAGCTTGGCGCAGACCCTAGTGAAGGAGAATTTTGGATCGAACAAACGGAGAAACTACTAGACCACCTGCACtgcagagaagaagagaaggttaATTGTGCCACCTTTATGCTGCAAGACGAAGCAGACAGGTGGTGGAAGGGAGTTAAGAAGGCAATGAACCCTCGGGTCAGGGCTCCCTACATCACCTGGGAGCAATTTAAAGAGCtctttaatgaaaaatacttttccCTGAATGTGagaatgaaaaaggaaagagaattcATAGAGTTAAAACAGACCGGAGACATTACTGTTGCTCAATATGAAGATGCTTTTAGCCGATTGATCCG TATAAATACTCAGTCCTATTCAGAAGTGGTGCTGCAAGCTTTTACCACTGAGGCCAACCAGAGCCGAATTGAGGCGATTCAAGGAGAAAGTCGACAAGGAAGCAGTCATAAAACAGACAAGAAATTGGAACCCCAGAGGTCGAAATTCAAACCTAGTACTCCGTGCCAAAGGTGCCAGAAGCAACACCATGGGAAGCCGTGCCGATTTGGAATGAAAGGCTGCTACAACTGTGGAGAAGAGGGGCATCTCAATCAGAACTACCCGAAGAAGAGAATCACCTGTTACAACTGCCAGCAGACTGGTCATTTTGCAAAGGATTGTCCTAAGCCGTGA